From the genome of Pseudomonadota bacterium:
TTAAATATCAAAAAAAGTTGACGATAAGTTGACAGAAGGGAGCATCAAGGGGACTTTATTGTTTTAAGCTTTAGCGTGACTTGGGGTCTTGCATAATTGCATTATCGTCTGAAAACCTTCTTTCTATGCCACCCAGGAGATACTGCTCCGTTCACCTTGATGCCTTGTCCTGTTGACCTCTTTTTCCTGGCGACGGGAGCTTCAATTTTTACTCCAACTTCTCCTTGTTTTTGAGATTGTGCATGATCGTATGCGAAATATTTTTCGCTATCCGATCACAATGTGTTGACAGGTCAAGATGATCGGATAAGAATATATTCATGAAATCAGATCGTATCAGAAAGGTTCTTAACCGAATTGACGAAGGCAAAAGACTTATTGATCAGCATCGCCCCTTGCCTGCTTCTGTTCTTGCTCGCCTCAAACAGCAACTTGTCCTCGACTGGACCTATAACTCCAATGCCATAGAGGGCAATACCCTCACCCTGAGAGAGACAAAGCTTGTTCTGGAAGATGGCCTGACCGTTGGCGGAAAATCCATGCGGGAACACCTTGAGGCCATTAACCATCGAGAAGCCATTGCCTATGTTGAAGAGCTGGCCAGGGAGGATGAGCTGCTCCTGGAACGGCACCTCAAGGAAATACATGCCCTTGTCCTAAGGGAAATTGACCAGCAGTATGCCGGGAGATACCGGGATATCCAGGTTCGGATCAGCGGCTCAAATCACCTGCCGCCGGAACCGTTCCTGGTCGGGGAAAGGATGCAGGCTTTTGCCCGGAAATGGCTGACAAATACACAGATCACCCATCCGGTTGTCCAGGCTGCCCTGGCCCATTACGAGCTGGTGGCAATTCATCCCTTTGTGGATGGTAATGGCAGAACCGCACGGCTGATCATGAATCTGATGTTAATGAGAAAAGGCTATGCACCGGCCATCATCCTCAAGAATGACCGAAAGAAGTATTACGATGCCCTGGAAAAGGCGCACAAGGGTAAAACAGAGGATTTTATTTTCCTGGTGGCCCGGGCAGTTGAAAGGACCATTTCCCTCTATTTTGAAGCGATCCCAAAGCTGGCCTCTGGCTTTCTTACAATGGCACAGGCAGCCGAGATAACCTCATATTCTCAAGGGTATCTGAATGTCCTTGCCCGGCGTGGCGCCATACCTGCTTTTAAGCTCAGACGTAATTGGCTGGTGGCGGAAGACGCTTTGCAACGGTATATTGAAGACCACCAGAAAGAGTAGTGGGACTGGGGTCATGTGGCTCGTTTTGTCCTGAAAAAATAAGGACGTGGGCCATTTGTCTCAGGACTTTAATTGTTGGGGAATATATCGACTCTGCGAGGCGGCAATTGTGTCGGGATAATTTTTGATTGGAGAAAAGAACAATGTCACAGGTAAAAAAAGGCAGTCGTGTGTCTGTTTTTTATACAGGCAGGTTTAATGATGGGACGGTGTTTGAAACCAACATCGGTCAGGCGCCGCTGGTGTTCAGTGTCGGCAAAGGGAAGGTCATAAAAGGATTTGAAAGGGCCGTGATCGGCATGATACTTGGACAAACCAAGACAGCGGTGTTCAAACCCTCTGAGGCTTACGGCCCGAAAGATCCGGCTCTGGTCTATACTGTTCAGGAAAGCGAAATACCGGCCGGAACAGATCTTCAGGCAGGGCGCGAGATATCTTTTACCGCCAAAGGCGGATCATTGATCCAAGGGGTGATCACCGGGATTGACGGGGATGAAATTACCGTTGATGACAATCATCCCCTTGCTGGTCGCAGCCTCACGTTTGAAATCAGACTTGTCGATATCAAGTAATCCAGCATCTGGATTCTGTTTAGCTGCAATGGACCGGGCCGTTGGCGAGATTTTTTTCCGGGCAGGTGTTGAAAATATGAAGATAATTTCATAGCATTGAGTTTTTAATCTCTTTGAAGGAGTCTGCCGCCATGATCAAGATGCTTATTCCTTTTCTGAAAGCCGGTCATGCCTTTTTTAACGGCGGCCTGTTCATCGTCATCCTCTATCAGGGATTTCTCGGCTGGCAAAACCGTAGGAAGCGGCTGGCAGGTGAAAAGTTGGATTCCTTGAGCCTGAGACGCCACAGGACCATGGGGCCGTTTCTCGCCATTTTCATGCCGGGCGGCTATCTGGCCGGTCTTGTCCTGGCCTGGCTGGATCATGGCACCTGGTCCAGATATCCTCTGCACCTGGCAGTGGGCACCGCCCTGGTGGTTGCTGTTTCCGGCACCTGGGTCATCTCCCGGAAAATCAAGGCCGACCGCGATGCCTGGCGCACGGCCCATTTTCTGCTGGGCATTGCTATTCTTGTACTTTTTGCAGGTCAGGTACTTTTGGGATTGGGCATTCTATTGGGGTAGGGGTAGGTCAAACCCTTATTTTTGAGACTTGTGGCAGTATCTCCTGAAAACCTTCTTTCTCTGCCACCCAGGAGTATCCTGCTCCGGTTTAAAATATGCATGATCGTATGCAAAATCTTTTTTGTTATTTTATTTTTTTAGAATATTGGTTATTGACTCAAAAGTTTTTGTTTTTTTTTGTTTGTGGATGCAGAAACTCAAGATAAGCTATTTCAGAAAATTATAACCAATAGATATGGCAAATATTATATTTATGTTTAGAAAAGAGCGATCCTGCACATTGTTGATAGATGAATGACCACCACAATGTGGTATAAAATTCTTGACGCACCCCACCAGATTGAGTATCGATTATCAGGCAATATTTCCCAAGTCAGCTTAATTTGAATCTGTCGTCAGAAAGGGACAAAAAGTCATAATTTTCAGTAG
Proteins encoded in this window:
- a CDS encoding Fic family protein — translated: MKSDRIRKVLNRIDEGKRLIDQHRPLPASVLARLKQQLVLDWTYNSNAIEGNTLTLRETKLVLEDGLTVGGKSMREHLEAINHREAIAYVEELAREDELLLERHLKEIHALVLREIDQQYAGRYRDIQVRISGSNHLPPEPFLVGERMQAFARKWLTNTQITHPVVQAALAHYELVAIHPFVDGNGRTARLIMNLMLMRKGYAPAIILKNDRKKYYDALEKAHKGKTEDFIFLVARAVERTISLYFEAIPKLASGFLTMAQAAEITSYSQGYLNVLARRGAIPAFKLRRNWLVAEDALQRYIEDHQKE
- a CDS encoding peptidylprolyl isomerase — encoded protein: MSQVKKGSRVSVFYTGRFNDGTVFETNIGQAPLVFSVGKGKVIKGFERAVIGMILGQTKTAVFKPSEAYGPKDPALVYTVQESEIPAGTDLQAGREISFTAKGGSLIQGVITGIDGDEITVDDNHPLAGRSLTFEIRLVDIK
- a CDS encoding DUF4079 domain-containing protein, which codes for MIKMLIPFLKAGHAFFNGGLFIVILYQGFLGWQNRRKRLAGEKLDSLSLRRHRTMGPFLAIFMPGGYLAGLVLAWLDHGTWSRYPLHLAVGTALVVAVSGTWVISRKIKADRDAWRTAHFLLGIAILVLFAGQVLLGLGILLG